Genomic DNA from Paenibacillus sp. MBLB1832:
TCCTCCATATTCGTATCTTGCCACAGATTAAAGCGATTACAAAGCGTACGATATTCGAATTCATGTAAAAATCGTGTGTACAATAATCGAATTACTCTCTTTTTATGATATACATGCTAAAAACCGCCCTCCATTCACCTATTGGTGAAAGAATTGGCGGCTGGCTAAACCATTTCTCCAAATTATGAAATGGATTTCTTCATGCGGTATTCCTTCGGGGTACTCCCGAATTTGCCTTTAAAAAGGCGGAAGAAATAACTTGGATTCGTATAACCACACTTTTCCATAATATCTAAGACGGCATGATCCCCATTCTCAAGTAAAAACTGGGCATGCTGTAAACGAACCTCATTCATATATTCGGTAATCGTGCATTGGTAACTATCTTTGAACAATCTGCCCAAATACGCGGAAGAAAGCTTGACCGTCGAGGCGATGGATTGTTGGCTTAAATTGAAATCGGCAAATTTCTGATGGATAAGTTCTTTGACTGTTTCCAGGATCATGTCATTCCGCTCCACGTTGGATGGCTTCTGTCCGTCACAAATTTGTGTACAAAGCGCCAGCAAGGATACGTACATTTCCTCAAGTGTTTCTTTCTCTTGTGGAATATGATGAATGTAGTCCACGTTGAAACTCATTTTCGTGACACGATTCTCCATAATTTCAGCGACCGTATACTGGATCACCCAGGCTAAATTCGTGACAGCGCGTTGAATATCATGATAATGGTACGTGGCGAACAAGGAGAATGCCTTCTCCAGCTCTACCCCCGCCTCCGTCATCATGCCCTTCTTCAAGCTCTCGGCCAATTTCCTCTCAATGGTTTCAGGAATGGAAACTCGTTTATTGGCATTATTCACTTGAACTTGTTCACTCGAAATGATGGACTTATAGCCGAAAATAACGGAGTACAAGCTATTCTGATACGCTTGCGTGTAGCCCGCTGACAACTGTGTCAGCTGTGAAATGCGGTCACTAATCCCACAGGATAGACTCAAACCATAAAAAGCCTCAATCGTATTCTGAATGTCCTGCAGAACTGGACGTATCTCTTGATAAGAGTCTGTTACACCTGTTTCATTCAATGAGACAATGAGTACAACATGATCCCCCCATACTTCCACCGTTTCACAAGGATGCAGCTGGGACATCATTTCCTGTGCAATATTGGTGATGGCAAAGCTATGCATTTTCTTCAATGGAAGGGCAGTATGACTGGCGTAAGACTGAAAATGATCTAATCGGAGTACGCAAACAAGGATCTCAGCAGGATAAGCGATGTTTAATCGATGCTTCTTGATCAAACTGATCATATCGTGATGAGAGAACATCTGCCCATCCGTCATAAATTTACGGATGTAATATTTATTCACGATGTGCTCCGAACTAATTTCATGAAGGGTATGAGACAATTTCGAATACTCCTCACTCATCGCATGAAGCTCATCGTCCTCGGTTTGTCGCGTGTTTCCTTCTCTGGGATGCTGAAACCGAATCCGTTGCAGCATATCCTCAATTGGATGATACAACTTATAGGATAGCCACAGTGAAATCCCGATTGCAATGAGCAACATAGCTCCAGAAACAATCAGCGACTTCGTTCGTGTCTGGGTAACGACGGCCATCAACTTGTCGTACGACTGTACATAGAGAATCGTCCAATTCGGTATAGGGTCAGCCATATACGTAATCATGCTTTTCTGATGCTCGAAATTGCCAATGACGAATCCAGAAGGTTCGCTGGTTGCAAGTTTATGAGCTTCGATATAGCTGTGTATCCTCTCCTGCGTCGACTTACTCGCGTATTCATCCAATTTCCGAGATGAGTATAATCGCCCTCCCTGATCGGACATTAGGATATCGCCTTGAGAGCGACTGCCCGTATCATTCATTTTCTTTAAACTATCGAACACCCAGTCTGACTTGATATACAAAATGATGGCTGATTCATTGCGAGTGAAAGGTTTTAAGGAATTGGTTACGACGAATGCAAAAGCATCAATTTCACCGTCTTCGCGATCAAGACTTACTGGGATGAGTCGGGAGGTTTCATGAGACACGGAGGGGTCGAGAAGCCAATCTGAGATTTTCTTTTTCGTTACGCCGCCATCCAATAAGAAGTTGCTCGTCGTACCGTAAATCTCATTTTGGGAATAGTTATAGACGACCATGGAATGCAGAAATGATGAGCTTTCCAAGATGCTCGACATGCGTTGGTAACTACGAATTAAATCCATCTTAGGTAAGGATTCATCATACATAAGCGGGATGAGCAGGTTATCCTTAAAGACGAAATACGATAAGTGTGTGATGATTTCATTCATGTAGGAGAAGTTGTATTGCATTTGCGTAAGAATTTTGAGATTGGAGTCCTCTTGAATTCTTTTCACGGAATTCTCCAGGAGATATGTATTAGCAAATGATGAGGCTAAGAGGACGATAACCATCGATAACATGATCGAGCTCAGTACGCGCTGCAAATATTTCTTAGATTTATAGAACCCAAATCCTTTCATAAGTACCAAGCCTCCTCTTAGAACGATGATGTTACTGTGGTCCTATTCGGTTTTCATCGATGTCCACCCATCCGAGTGTGTAGGCGGGTGAATTTGGATGAAGGCGCATCTTCCCATCCCCTGACTGAATAAACAATGGATCCGCTATGCGGGTATGCGCATCGAACTTCCCTCCCAGCAAGGTTTGCCAGGCTTGCAAGTTATACACATAACGACCAAGCAAATCTGCTTGCGCAGATGGTAACGGTAGTTGACCGGCAACATGACACATGCCTTGGTCCTGAACCTGCCAGTAGAGATTGTAGTCGGCTTCTGCAAATTTATCATCACGCCAGTTAACGAAATAGTACAAGTAGCCGGAATTATAAATGATGTTGCCTTTTACAGTAACATCCTTATTCTCCTCGCCAGCCATCTCTTGTGTACCAATTGCGGATATGGCATCAGGGTTGTCGACAAGCAAATTCCCTTGAATGAGGTTGCCTATCCCCTTGGAGAAAATAAGCATCCAAAGTTTCCCATCCCCAGTGCTGTAGAGTCGCGTTAACACATTCTGTGTTACCGTAAAATAGTCGGAAGCATCATCCAAATAAATCCCAAAACCAAAGGAAAAATGAATGCCGCTGTCGTGTAAGCGGTTACCATGAATGGTGTTGTGAGCTCCTACGCCCCATGACTCTATCATTCCGCCATCTTGGCTATCCATCATGACATTAGAAATATCATTATACGCAATCCGATTATTCCTTGTATGAAGGAAATCCCAATGATTATCCCATGTTACTGGAATGCCATAGCAGCTTTCTGGCATGACCTTGTGGCGTAAGCCTTTCAGCGAAATGCCATAACGCGGCATATGCGAAATCAGATTATGCGTGATTTCGTTATTTCCGCTTTGATAGAGCATAATCCCGCAACCATGTCCAATCAGCTCGCCGCCATGACGAATCCTATTGTTCGTTATTTGATGTTCTTTGTTCGTGTAAGCCTCTGTGGGAGAGGTAAATGAGCCTTGCAGTGGTGAATAACCTGATGCGCAGATGCCAATATAACCCATATGTTCGATGAGATTACCGATGATCTGGATGTTTAGCGTATGCTGATCCATGAAAATACCGGAGCTGCCTGAATTTAGGATCTCGCAATCCTTGATTTCAATATCCGCCGCGTAATTCAAGTAAAACAAACCTTCCCGATGTTCATCCCGCTCCACGTTGCTTAAGCCTTCATTTTCCTGAATCATCTGATACTCCGGCCAGAAATCTGTGCATGAGAAACGGAGTCCCTGAAATAAGAGATGCTGAATAGGCTCATCATGAGCGTTGCCTCTCATTTCAATCAGCCTAGTGACCGTTGGTACAATAATCTCTTGCTGTAACGGTGAACCCATTTTCGGT
This window encodes:
- a CDS encoding helix-turn-helix transcriptional regulator produces the protein MKGFGFYKSKKYLQRVLSSIMLSMVIVLLASSFANTYLLENSVKRIQEDSNLKILTQMQYNFSYMNEIITHLSYFVFKDNLLIPLMYDESLPKMDLIRSYQRMSSILESSSFLHSMVVYNYSQNEIYGTTSNFLLDGGVTKKKISDWLLDPSVSHETSRLIPVSLDREDGEIDAFAFVVTNSLKPFTRNESAIILYIKSDWVFDSLKKMNDTGSRSQGDILMSDQGGRLYSSRKLDEYASKSTQERIHSYIEAHKLATSEPSGFVIGNFEHQKSMITYMADPIPNWTILYVQSYDKLMAVVTQTRTKSLIVSGAMLLIAIGISLWLSYKLYHPIEDMLQRIRFQHPREGNTRQTEDDELHAMSEEYSKLSHTLHEISSEHIVNKYYIRKFMTDGQMFSHHDMISLIKKHRLNIAYPAEILVCVLRLDHFQSYASHTALPLKKMHSFAITNIAQEMMSQLHPCETVEVWGDHVVLIVSLNETGVTDSYQEIRPVLQDIQNTIEAFYGLSLSCGISDRISQLTQLSAGYTQAYQNSLYSVIFGYKSIISSEQVQVNNANKRVSIPETIERKLAESLKKGMMTEAGVELEKAFSLFATYHYHDIQRAVTNLAWVIQYTVAEIMENRVTKMSFNVDYIHHIPQEKETLEEMYVSLLALCTQICDGQKPSNVERNDMILETVKELIHQKFADFNLSQQSIASTVKLSSAYLGRLFKDSYQCTITEYMNEVRLQHAQFLLENGDHAVLDIMEKCGYTNPSYFFRLFKGKFGSTPKEYRMKKSIS
- a CDS encoding right-handed parallel beta-helix repeat-containing protein, whose amino-acid sequence is MTLAAQFYVATTGNDDHDGSKEAPFLTITKAQVAVRDFIRNGMNGDVTVFVYGGTYYVTHTWKLDERDSGRDGYRVSYQNVPGEVVNIIGGRVVTNWEPYQLDKWRAYVGQGNSFQTMYADGERIVKARLPATGYFQTDGEPASSNQEGIQYRAGDIPNGCDLSQAQVFIWPGKGEWNWFSELRKLKSHDDAARYMQFQRSSIWGIGEGSRYFIQGSIDFLQAPGQFHLDEVEGWLYYQPKMGSPLQQEIIVPTVTRLIEMRGNAHDEPIQHLLFQGLRFSCTDFWPEYQMIQENEGLSNVERDEHREGLFYLNYAADIEIKDCEILNSGSSGIFMDQHTLNIQIIGNLIEHMGYIGICASGYSPLQGSFTSPTEAYTNKEHQITNNRIRHGGELIGHGCGIMLYQSGNNEITHNLISHMPRYGISLKGLRHKVMPESCYGIPVTWDNHWDFLHTRNNRIAYNDISNVMMDSQDGGMIESWGVGAHNTIHGNRLHDSGIHFSFGFGIYLDDASDYFTVTQNVLTRLYSTGDGKLWMLIFSKGIGNLIQGNLLVDNPDAISAIGTQEMAGEENKDVTVKGNIIYNSGYLYYFVNWRDDKFAEADYNLYWQVQDQGMCHVAGQLPLPSAQADLLGRYVYNLQAWQTLLGGKFDAHTRIADPLFIQSGDGKMRLHPNSPAYTLGWVDIDENRIGPQ